Proteins encoded within one genomic window of Setaria italica strain Yugu1 chromosome IV, Setaria_italica_v2.0, whole genome shotgun sequence:
- the LOC101770690 gene encoding probable LRR receptor-like serine/threonine-protein kinase At4g37250: protein MEGRRRRGGAVAGGAVLWLLLLGASLCGGAAGLNADGTLLMSFKAAVTADPLGALAGWGYDAAEPCDWNGVVCKGYPQPDTTAAAAVNVTSASAADGGGGGGGNSTTAARNGTAAAAGAGGLNASLAAATVSRVISLVLPNAQLSGTLPPDLGRVEHLKHLDLSGNALNGTLPATLLNATELRVLSLAGNGGISGELPDEAAAYARGLQELNLSGNALAGRLPAALCRLPGLAVLGLAGNNLAGGLPIGGLGALELVDLSGNYFNGSLPSDFGGSRLRLLNVSSNKLAGALPTELAAVVPANATVDLSRNNFTGAIPQAGPFAAQAAAAYEGNPDLCGPPLKQACSIPSSLSNPPNATDSPPAFAAIPKNPARAPPGADGQPQAPRDQEKLRPAAIVAIVLGDIAGVGLLFMLFLYAYHVRKKRRQRREQDPAPPMQLKSTGGFGAVKTLDIAGGKEDKASTSMGCCIGRRNDGSDSSECSVSSDGESDDSEDLKKRGSLIGRSTPQDHGSKKHNPPHQQQAAPAPATLVTVDGDGDLEMETLLKASAYILGATGSSIVYKAVLADGTALAVRRIGESGGADKLKDFESQVRAVARFRHPNILRLRGFYWGADEKLLIHDYAPNGSLANIAFSRRFGSSSPLHLSLEARLRIARGVARGLAYIHEKKGVHGNLKPSNILLGADMEPWIGDLGLDRLLSGEAAGHRAGASARLFGSKRSMHSTSSLPDLSQMPGPGASPCGSASAAASGAGANPPPYQAPECLKNLRPTAKWDVYAFGMVLLELLSGRVYSEVELCQWHAGLVAEEHGRVLRMADPTLRGEADGREDALLACFRLAFACCAMAPGKRPAMRDAVMVLERTAAPGASAGSNAGAIP, encoded by the exons atggaggggaggaggaggcgcggcggagcGGTGGCTGGTGGGGCGGTGCTGTGGCTGCTGCTCTTGGGTGCCTCGctgtgcggcggcgcggcggggctcaATGCCGACGGGACGCTGCTCATGTCATTCAAGGCCGCGGTCACGGCCGACCCGCTGGGCGCGCTGGCCGGGTGGGGGTACGACGCCGCGGAGCCCTGCGACTGGAACGGCGTCGTCTGCAAGGGCTACCCGCAGCCCGACAcaaccgcggccgcggcggtgaacgtcacctcggcctccgccgccgacggtggcggcggcggcggcggaaactCCACGACGGCCGCGAGGAAcggcaccgcggcggcggcgggcgcgggagggCTCAACGCGTCGCTAGCGGCGGCCACGGTGTCGCGGGTGATCAGCCTGGTGCTCCCCAACGCTCAGCTCTCGGGGACGCTGCCGCCGGACCTCGGCCGCGTCGAGCACCTGAAGCACCTCGACCTCTCTGGGAACGCCCTCAACGGGACCCTCCCGGCCACGCTGCTCAACGCGACCGAGCTCCGCGTTCTGTCTCTCGCCGGGAACGGCGGCATCTCGGGGGAGCTgcccgacgaggcggcggcgtacgCGCGCGGCCTCCAGGAGCTCAACCTCTCGGGCAACGCGCTCGCGGGGCGGCTCCCCGCCGCGCTCTGCAGGCTGCCGGGCCTCGCCGTGCTGGGGCTCGCCGGCAACAACCTCGCCGGGGGGCTCCCCATCGGCGGGCTCGGCGCGCTGGAGCTCGTTGACTTGAGCGGCAACTACTTCAACGGCTCCCTCCCGTCGGACTTTGGGGGGAGCCGGCTCCGGCTACTGAACGTGTCATCGAACAAGCTCGCCGGCGCGCTGCCGACCGAgctggccgccgtcgtcccggctAACGCGACGGTGGACCTGTCGCGGAACAACTTCACCGGCGCGATCCCGCAGGCCGGGCCGTTCGCcgcccaggcggcggcggcgtacgagGGTAACCCGGACCTGTGCGGGCCGCCGCTGAAGCAGGCGTGCTCGATCCCGTCCTCGCTGTCGAACCCGCCCAACGCCACCGACTCGCCGCCGGCGTTCGCGGCCATCCCCAAGAaccccgcccgcgcgccgccgggcgccgacGGGCAGCCGCAGGCACCGCGGGACCAGGAGAAGCTCCGTCCGGCGGCCATTGTGGCCATCGTCCTCGGGGACATTGCTGGCGTGGGTCTCCTCTTCATGCTGTTCCTGTACGCGTACCACGTCAGGAAGAAGAGGCGCCAGCGGAGGGAGCAGGACCCGGCGCCGCCGATGCAGCTGAAGAGCACCGGAGGATTCGGCGCGGTCAAGACCCTTGACATCGCCGGAGGCAAAGAGGATAAGGCGTCGACATCGATGGGGTGCTGCATTGGCCGCAGGAACGACGGCTCGGACAGCTCCGAGTGCTCGGTGTCGTCGGACGGCGAGTCCGACGACAGCGAGGACCTCAAGAAGCGAGGGAGCCTCATCGGCCGGAGCACCCCGCAGGACCACGGCAGCAAGAAGCACAACCCGCCTCACCAGCAGCAGgcggcccccgcgccggcgacgctggttaccgtcgacggcgacggcgacctcgaGATGGAGACGctgctcaaggcgtcggccTACATCCTCGGCGCCACGGGCTCGAGCATCGTGTACAAGGCCGtgctcgccgacggcaccgcgCTGGCCGTCCGGCGCATcggcgagagcggcggcgccgacaagctcaaggacttcgagtcCCAGGTCCGCGCCGTGGCCCGGTTCCGCCACCCCAACATCCTCCGGCTGCGCGGCTTCTACTGGGGCGCCGATGAGAAGCTCCTCATCCACGACTACGCCCCCAACGGCAGCCTCGCCAACATCGCGTTCAGCA GGCGGTTcgggtcgtcgtcgccgctgcaCCTGAGCCTGGAGGCGCGGCTGCGGATCGCGCGCGGCGTGGCGCGCGGGCTGGCGTACATCCACGAGAAGAAGGGCGTGCACGGCAACCTGAAGCCGAGCAACATCCTGCTGGGCGCGGACATGGAGCCCTGGATCGGCGACCTGGGCCTGGACCGGCTGCTGTCCGGCGAGGCGGCcggccaccgcgccggcgcgtcggcgCGGCTGTTCGGGAGCAAGCGGTCGATGCACTCGACGAGCAGCCTCCCCGACCTGTCCCAGATGCCCGGCCCCGGCGCGAGCCCCTGcgggtcggcgtcggcggcggcgtcgggcgcggGCGCCAACCCGCCGCCGTACCAGGCGCCCGAGTGCCTCAAGAACCTCCGGCCCACGGCGAAGTGGGACGTGTACGCCTTCGGCATGGTGCTCCTGGAGCTCCTCTCCGGGCGGGTCTACTCGGAGGTGGAGCTGTGCCAGTGGCACGCGGGGCTCGTCGCCGAGGAGCACGGCCGCGTGCTCCGGATGGCCGACCCCACGCTccgcggcgaggccgacggCAGGGAGGACGCGCTGCTCGCGTGCTTCCGGCTCGCCTTCGCCTGCTGCGCCATGGCGCCCGGCAAGCGGCCCGCCATGAGGGACGCCGTGATGGTGctcgagaggacggcggcgcccggcgcgtCGGCCGGCTCCAACGCCGGCGCCATTCCTTGA